A DNA window from Arachis duranensis cultivar V14167 chromosome 3, aradu.V14167.gnm2.J7QH, whole genome shotgun sequence contains the following coding sequences:
- the LOC107480621 gene encoding cell number regulator 7, translating to MGEQLEKQERAVLMVDDEEKDGLLEGMAVLDFDMLCSSVALRTSHRNWGKLGRVVGNDDDDEEQNGGEFGGVLRMWEGELLDCFDDRRILLESTCCPCYRFGKNMKRAGFGSCYIQAAMYFLLAIGAFLNFIAFAVTRRHCFLYLAAAFIFSVGSYLGFFRSRIRHKFNIKGSDSSLDECVYHFACPCCTLSQESRTLEMNNVQDGTWHGRGDTICIDGFGGKGKLNPPPLITVESINDKGSMEKNTNLHNPA from the exons ATGGGGGAACAACTGGAGAAGCAAGAGAGGGCGGTGCTTATGGTGGATGACGAAGAAAAGGACGGGTTGTTGGAGGGAATGGCGGTTTTGGACTTCGACATGCTGTGCTCCTCCGTGGCGTTGAGAACCTCGCATCGGAATTGGGGGAAGCTTGGGAGGGTTGTtgggaatgatgatgatgatgaagaacaaaatggTGGAGAGTTTGGCGGGGTTTTGAGGATGTGGGAAGGTGAACTCCTTGATTGTTTCGATGATCGTCGCATTCTTCTTGAATCCACATG CTGTCCTTGCTACCGATTTGGGAAGAACATGAAGAGAGCTGGTTTTGGTTCTTGCTACATTCAG GCAGCAATGTATTTCCTGCTTGCCATTGGTGCCTTCCTTAATTTTATTGCCTTTGCTGTCACGAGACGGCACTGCTTTCTCTATCTGGCAGCTGCCTTCATCTTCTCTGTTGGATCATATTTAGGATTCTTCCGGTCACGTATAAGACATAAGTTCAACATCAAG GGTAGTGATAGTTCCTTGGATGAGTGCGTCTACCATTTTGCTTGTCCTTGCTGTACATTAAGTCAg GAGTCTAGAACCTTGGAGATGAACAATGTTCAGGATGGAACTTGGCATGGTCGTGGTGACACAATATGCATCGATGGCTTTGGTGGAAAGGGCAAGTTAAACCCTCCTCCTCTTATTACAGTCGAGTCTATCAATGATAAAGGTAGCATGGAAAAGAACACAAATTTACACAATCCAGCTTGA
- the LOC107480622 gene encoding uncharacterized protein LOC107480622: protein MTSHPLHPTCDFDTDSVASSPRSDNFHDAPQRVRFMCSFGGKILPRPHDNQLRYVGGDTRILAVNRSISFPAFLLKLSKLSGMTNITAKYQLPNEDLDALISVTTDEDVENMMDEYDRVAHNQNPRSARLRLFLFPESSVADDTSRAGSISSLLNGSVKRESWFLDALNGGVSALERGRSEASSMVSEVPDYLFGLDNSEETQSNRELRHKDRPGLYSDPGSPAPVASQFSSTSSVPCVPSIPNLPPVKTKPANPAPEVESKEIQIEAEPAPQPQPQPNTYPGNTVLHYAADASYSGHSVQPVPVYYFPGPVQPGTLPVHMQAPYPYVQQPYHAVVPGQVPVGYHHLVPGSGQVYGAGLRHVSPMHHPYSASATAAVVQDGVKQQVYQAVPGSGYPAMVMTGGDEPQRGGSEFVAGRVGSPTP, encoded by the exons ATGACGTCACACCCACTCCATCCCACCTGCGACTTCGACACTGACTCCGTCGCCTCCTCCCCTCGCTCCGACAACTTCCACGACGCCCCTCAACGCGTCCGCTTCATGTGCAGCTTCGGCGGCAAGATCCTCCCTCGTCCTCACGACAACCAGCTCCGCTACGTCGGCGGTGACACCCGCATACTTGCCGTCAACCGCTCCATCTCCTTCCCCGCCTTTCTCCTCAAGCTCTCCAAGCTATCAG GTATGACCAACATAACCGCCAAGTACCAGCTTCCCAACGAGGACCTTGACGCGCTTATTTCTGTCACCACCGACGAAGACGTCGAGAACATGATGGACGAGTACGACCGCGTCGCACACAATCAAAATCCCCGATCCGCTCGTCTTCGCCTTTTCCTCTTTCCGGAATCATCCGTCGCCGACGATACCTCCCGAGCCGGCAGCATCAGCTCCCTCCTCAACGGCTCCGTTAAACGCGAGAGCTGGTTCCTCGATGCCCTCAACGGTGGCGTCTCAGCCCTCGAGCGAGGCCGCTCCGAAGCTTCCTCCATGGTCTCGGAGGTTCCCGATTACCTCTTCGGGTTGGACAACTCCGAAGAAACGCAAAGCAACCGCGAATTACGACATAAGGACCGACCCGGTCTATATTCGGATCCGGGTTCTCCTGCCCCAGTTGCGTCTCAATTTTCCTCCACATCATCAGTGCCGTGCGTGCCATCTATCCCCAACCTTCCACCAGTTAAAACCAAACCGGCGAACCCGGCTCCTGAAGTGGAGTCCAAGGAGATTCAAATCGAAGCTGAACCGGCTCCACAACCTCAACCGCAACCAAACACGTATCCGGGTAACACTGTTCTGCACTACGCCGCGGATGCCTCCTATTCGGGCCATTCTGTTCAACCGGTTCCGGTTTACTATTTTCCCGGTCCGGTTCAACCAGGAACTCTTCCGGTTCATATGCAGGCTCCATATCCATACGTTCAACAACCGTATCATGCAGTGGTTCCGGGTCAGGTTCCAGTCGGGTACCATCATTTGGTTCCGGGTTCGGGTCAAGTATATGGCGCAGGTCTGAGGCATGTAAGCCCGATGCACCATCCATACAGTGCATCTGCCACAGCAGCTGTGGTTCAAGACGGTGTGAAACAGCAGGTGTATCAGGCAGTGCCTGGTTCCGGTTACCCAGCAATGGTAATGACAGGTGGGGATGAACCACAGAGAGGTGGTTCGGAGTTTGTGGCGGGTCGGGTCGGGTCGCCAACTCCCTAA